One Leucobacter muris DNA segment encodes these proteins:
- a CDS encoding sensor histidine kinase: MTEHSAAEWVRPKPSAGSLRADLGLAALLAFAALTTSLLYLRTGLLADPAEPWVWAVGLGLTTVPLALRRSYPVPVAALVAVGFFICGQFGVPEILIVNICLFIALYTVGAWEARGVLAAWARIAIGGALIAWLILSLIISSSDTDAFPGLSRSGLFSAYATFAVIQLITNLMYFGGAYYFGERSWRAARTQAHLEAQGRELELERQTSAAQAVALDRLGIARELHDVVARHVSVMGIQAAAARRSIERDPDRAAAALEVVEQSAHTAVEELRRLVHTLRTPEVEGGSSTVGIAQLATLVSESQSAGVPTTLIIAGEPRPLPMLVDVALYRVVQEALTNVRKHAGRGASAEVRLRFEREAVEVEVSDDGVRQRAGEPAEGSGLGLRGMRERIGAVGGTVRAGRREPAAGASTGGFMVRATVPNAVGDAADGVALDPGERGAGGEAAAQGGNGGEAHGDTVRERSGGTPLAADRGEVRA; the protein is encoded by the coding sequence ATGACAGAACACAGCGCCGCCGAGTGGGTGCGGCCCAAGCCGAGCGCCGGCAGCCTGCGAGCCGACCTCGGCCTCGCGGCGCTGCTCGCGTTCGCGGCGCTCACCACGTCACTGCTCTACCTGCGCACCGGCCTGCTCGCCGACCCGGCCGAGCCGTGGGTGTGGGCGGTCGGCCTCGGCCTCACCACCGTGCCCCTCGCCCTGCGCCGCAGCTACCCCGTGCCGGTGGCCGCCCTGGTGGCGGTCGGCTTCTTCATCTGCGGCCAGTTCGGCGTCCCCGAGATCCTCATCGTCAACATCTGCCTCTTCATCGCCCTCTACACGGTGGGGGCCTGGGAGGCCAGGGGGGTGCTCGCGGCCTGGGCCCGCATCGCCATCGGCGGCGCCCTCATCGCGTGGCTCATCCTGTCGCTCATCATCTCCTCCTCCGACACCGACGCCTTCCCCGGGCTGTCGCGCTCGGGCCTGTTCTCGGCGTACGCCACCTTCGCGGTGATCCAGCTCATCACCAACCTCATGTACTTCGGCGGGGCCTACTACTTCGGCGAGCGCTCGTGGCGCGCGGCGCGCACGCAGGCGCACCTGGAGGCGCAGGGGCGCGAACTCGAGCTCGAGCGCCAGACCAGCGCCGCACAGGCGGTCGCCCTCGACCGCCTCGGCATCGCCCGCGAACTGCACGACGTGGTCGCCCGCCACGTCTCGGTCATGGGTATCCAGGCCGCGGCGGCGAGGCGCAGCATCGAGCGCGATCCCGATCGCGCCGCCGCCGCGCTCGAGGTCGTCGAGCAGAGCGCGCACACCGCGGTCGAGGAGCTGCGGCGCCTGGTGCACACGCTGCGCACGCCCGAGGTCGAGGGCGGGTCCAGCACGGTCGGCATCGCCCAGCTCGCCACGCTCGTCTCCGAGTCGCAGAGCGCCGGCGTGCCCACCACCCTGATCATCGCCGGCGAGCCGCGGCCGCTCCCCATGCTCGTCGACGTGGCGCTCTATCGCGTGGTGCAGGAGGCCCTCACCAACGTGCGCAAGCACGCGGGGCGCGGGGCGTCCGCCGAGGTGCGGCTGCGCTTCGAGCGCGAGGCCGTCGAGGTCGAGGTGAGCGACGACGGCGTGCGCCAGCGCGCGGGAGAGCCCGCCGAGGGCTCGGGGCTCGGGCTGCGCGGCATGCGGGAGCGCATCGGCGCCGTCGGCGGCACCGTGCGGGCGGGGCGCCGCGAACCGGCGGCGGGGGCGAGCACGGGCGGCTTCATGGTGCGGGCGACGGTGCCGAACGCCGTCGGCGACGCAGCCGACGGCGTCGCACTCGACCCGGGCGAGCGCGGTGCGGGCGGCGAGGCCGCCGCGCAGGGCGGGAACGGCGGGGAAGCGCACGGAGATACGGTTCGCGAGCGCAGCGGCGGGACGCCCCTCGCCGCCGACCGAGGGGAGGTGCGCGCATGA
- a CDS encoding response regulator transcription factor translates to MIRVLLVDDQALVRSGFRIILESEPDIEVIGEAANGGEAVELTAELHPDVICMDVEMPEMNGIEASRRILGDPSAEGPAVLILTTFGHEAYLFDALAAGVSGFLLKTSRAEQLIDAVRTLASGQALLGSDVTRAVIDRISARAPGPGGAGRPGEPGSAGPADRGSASDEGRRATAGATVDAAAAQAPAQTQAPPEAAAALDRAGLTEREREVLSLMAEGRSNAEIASELFLGEATIKTHVSNVLQKLGVRDRIQAVVWAHTRGVAQSRDIV, encoded by the coding sequence ATGATCCGCGTGCTGCTCGTCGACGACCAGGCGCTGGTGCGCTCGGGGTTCCGCATCATCCTCGAGAGCGAGCCCGACATCGAGGTGATCGGCGAGGCCGCGAACGGCGGTGAGGCGGTCGAACTCACCGCGGAGCTGCACCCCGACGTGATCTGCATGGACGTCGAGATGCCCGAGATGAACGGCATCGAGGCGTCGCGTCGCATCCTCGGCGACCCCAGTGCAGAGGGCCCGGCCGTGCTGATCCTCACCACCTTCGGTCACGAGGCATACCTCTTCGACGCCCTCGCCGCGGGCGTGAGCGGATTCCTGCTCAAGACCTCGCGGGCCGAGCAGCTCATCGACGCCGTGCGCACGCTGGCCTCCGGGCAGGCGCTGCTCGGATCCGACGTGACGCGCGCCGTCATCGATCGGATCTCGGCCCGCGCGCCGGGCCCGGGTGGTGCAGGCAGACCAGGCGAACCGGGCTCGGCCGGTCCGGCCGACCGGGGCAGCGCATCGGACGAGGGGCGGCGCGCGACCGCCGGCGCGACCGTCGACGCCGCGGCCGCGCAGGCGCCGGCGCAGACGCAGGCACCGCCCGAGGCCGCCGCAGCGCTCGACCGCGCGGGGCTCACCGAACGGGAGCGCGAGGTGCTGTCGCTCATGGCCGAGGGCCGGTCGAACGCCGAGATCGCGAGCGAGCTGTTCCTCGGCGAGGCCACGATCAAGACCCACGTCTCGAACGTGCTGCAGAAGCTGGGAGTGCGCGATCGCATCCAGGCCGTCGTGTGGGCCCACACCCGCGGTGTCGCGCAGTCGCGCGACATCGTCTGA
- a CDS encoding LacI family DNA-binding transcriptional regulator — MATSIRDVAREAGVSVGTVSNVLNRPGIVAPATVARVTEAIEALGFVRNDAARQLRAGRSRSFGLVVLDTRNPFFMDVAHGAQGRALDDGYTVLMGGSDESSEREQSLLDMFEEHRVAGVLISPVRTELTQLHRLRDAGIPVVLVDRGTSDRSFSSVSVDDVEGGRIAARHLIEAGRRRIAFVGGPEGLEQVDDRLAGARSIVEQHAGASIELFPTEALSVLEGRRIGGLLAQMEADRRPDAVFAANDMLAMGVLQALVMTGSLRVPEDVALIGYDDIDFASAAVVPISSVRQPAVEIGATAVDLLLKEAEAGSTAEREQIVFQPRLVVRSSTAG, encoded by the coding sequence ATGGCGACCAGCATCCGAGATGTTGCTCGCGAGGCCGGCGTCTCGGTCGGCACCGTCTCGAACGTGCTGAACCGCCCCGGCATCGTAGCCCCGGCCACGGTCGCCCGCGTGACGGAGGCCATCGAGGCCCTCGGCTTCGTGCGGAACGACGCCGCCCGCCAGCTGAGGGCGGGACGCAGCCGCAGCTTCGGGCTCGTCGTGCTCGACACCCGCAACCCCTTCTTCATGGATGTCGCCCACGGCGCCCAGGGGCGGGCGCTCGACGACGGCTACACCGTGCTCATGGGCGGCAGCGACGAGTCGAGCGAGCGCGAGCAGAGCCTGCTCGACATGTTCGAGGAGCACCGCGTTGCGGGCGTGCTGATCTCCCCCGTGCGCACCGAGCTGACGCAGCTGCACCGGCTGAGGGACGCGGGCATCCCGGTCGTGCTCGTCGACCGGGGCACCAGCGACCGCTCGTTCTCGTCGGTGTCGGTCGACGACGTCGAGGGTGGACGCATCGCCGCCCGCCACCTGATCGAGGCGGGGCGTCGCCGGATCGCCTTCGTGGGCGGGCCCGAGGGCCTGGAACAGGTCGACGACCGTCTTGCGGGTGCGCGTTCGATCGTCGAGCAGCACGCCGGAGCCTCGATCGAGCTCTTCCCGACAGAGGCGCTGAGCGTGCTGGAGGGGCGGAGGATCGGCGGCCTCCTGGCGCAGATGGAAGCCGACCGGCGGCCCGACGCCGTCTTCGCGGCGAACGACATGCTCGCGATGGGTGTGCTGCAGGCGCTCGTCATGACGGGATCGCTGCGGGTACCGGAAGACGTCGCGCTGATCGGCTACGACGACATCGACTTCGCAAGCGCCGCCGTGGTGCCGATCAGTTCGGTGCGGCAGCCCGCCGTCGAGATCGGCGCCACGGCCGTCGATCTGCTGCTGAAGGAGGCTGAAGCGGGCAGCACCGCGGAGCGGGAGCAGATCGTGTTCCAGCCGCGGCTGGTCGTCCGCTCGTCCACGGCGGGCTGA
- a CDS encoding sugar ABC transporter ATP-binding protein: protein MKRSPADAPLLELRGVTKAFGPVVALRDGRIALEPGSIHALVGENGAGKSTLVKIIAGLYRRDGGDITLAGDSVDFASTAEAKNAGIAVIYQEPTLFPDLSVTENIFMGRQPRGRFGRIDRTRMCSEVESLFARLGVTMDPDRTADGLSIADQQMIEIAKAISLDARVLIMDEPTAALSGVEVDRLFQVARALRDEGRALVFISHRFDEVFALCDTITVMRDGSYVSTRPISETTPDGVVAEMVGREITELFPKFETEVGEPLLVVEGLTSPGVFNDISFTVRAGEIVGLAGLVGAGRSEVVRAVFGVDGYRNGSVRVAGRAVPKGRPTAAMRAGLALVPEDRRKQGLVLEESVARNTASVILDSIARLGLVTTSAEHRAARPWSEQLAVKANAMSTLAGTLSGGNQQKVVLGKWLATDPRVLIIDEPTRGIDVGTKSEVHRLLSTLASRGMGVLMISSELPEVLGMADRIVVMREGRVTATMDRESATQENVMRAATQSTTDGTEPQA from the coding sequence ATGAAGAGATCACCCGCCGACGCGCCGCTGCTCGAGCTGCGCGGCGTCACGAAGGCCTTCGGCCCCGTGGTCGCGCTGCGAGACGGCAGGATCGCGCTCGAGCCCGGTTCCATCCACGCCCTCGTCGGCGAGAACGGCGCCGGCAAGTCCACCCTGGTGAAGATCATCGCCGGCCTCTACCGCCGCGACGGGGGCGACATCACCCTGGCCGGCGATTCCGTCGACTTCGCATCGACCGCCGAGGCGAAGAACGCGGGGATCGCGGTCATCTACCAGGAGCCCACGCTCTTCCCCGATCTCTCGGTCACGGAGAACATCTTCATGGGCCGGCAGCCCCGCGGCCGCTTCGGACGCATCGATCGGACGCGCATGTGCTCGGAGGTCGAATCGCTGTTCGCCCGCCTGGGGGTCACGATGGACCCGGACCGCACGGCGGACGGCCTCTCGATCGCCGACCAGCAGATGATCGAGATCGCCAAGGCCATCTCGCTCGACGCACGCGTGCTCATCATGGACGAGCCGACGGCGGCGCTCTCGGGCGTCGAGGTGGATCGCCTCTTCCAAGTCGCGAGGGCGCTTCGCGACGAGGGCCGCGCCCTCGTGTTCATCTCGCACCGCTTCGACGAGGTCTTCGCGCTCTGCGACACCATCACCGTGATGCGCGACGGCAGCTACGTCTCGACGCGGCCGATCTCCGAGACGACACCCGACGGAGTGGTCGCCGAGATGGTGGGCCGCGAGATCACCGAGCTGTTCCCCAAGTTCGAGACCGAGGTCGGCGAGCCGCTGCTCGTGGTCGAGGGGCTCACCTCCCCGGGCGTGTTCAACGACATCAGCTTCACCGTGCGAGCGGGCGAGATCGTCGGCCTCGCCGGACTCGTCGGCGCCGGCCGCAGCGAAGTCGTCCGCGCCGTGTTCGGCGTGGACGGCTACCGCAACGGCAGCGTCCGCGTAGCCGGTCGGGCGGTGCCCAAAGGGCGGCCCACGGCCGCGATGCGCGCGGGCCTCGCCCTCGTGCCGGAGGACCGGCGCAAGCAGGGCCTGGTGCTCGAGGAGAGCGTCGCCCGCAACACCGCTTCGGTGATCCTCGACTCGATCGCCAGGCTGGGCCTCGTGACGACCTCCGCCGAGCATCGGGCGGCCCGTCCGTGGTCGGAGCAGCTCGCGGTCAAGGCCAACGCGATGAGCACGCTCGCGGGCACCCTGTCGGGCGGCAACCAGCAGAAGGTCGTGCTGGGCAAGTGGCTCGCCACCGATCCCCGGGTGCTGATCATCGATGAGCCCACCCGGGGGATCGACGTCGGCACCAAATCGGAGGTGCACCGGTTGCTGTCCACTCTCGCCAGCCGGGGCATGGGCGTGCTCATGATCTCGAGCGAGCTGCCCGAGGTGCTCGGCATGGCCGACCGCATCGTGGTGATGCGCGAGGGGCGGGTCACCGCCACCATGGACCGCGAGAGCGCCACGCAGGAGAACGTGATGCGCGCCGCAACGCAGAGCACCACCGACGGAACGGAGCCTCAGGCATGA
- a CDS encoding ABC transporter permease, with the protein MSTTTPAPTRPAASKPNALGTAFGRLSRAREASIVLAVILVIVAATVKNPSFLFSPDGYRDLWLTPSMLMLVAVGQAVVLITRNVDLSVGSVLGLSAYLTGRLFIDLPGIPMLAVIVIAIVFGGLLGLVNGALVAFAKVPALVITLGTMYAFRGVNVLWTGSDRINASDMPREFLRLGTAQVLSIPVLTLVAVVVLIAVAWWMRNNRAGRECYAIGSDPAAAELYGLPVVKRVLTAFVLSGALAGFAGVLYAARYGTINSQAGSGWELEAVGAAVIGGVAIFGGVGSVWGAAIGAALLMTINRALPVLGVPDFWQRAVVGALIIGAIVLDRVLAVRQHRKLIEGRETGR; encoded by the coding sequence ATGAGCACCACCACTCCGGCCCCGACGCGACCGGCGGCCTCGAAGCCGAACGCGCTCGGCACGGCGTTCGGCAGACTGTCCCGCGCCAGGGAGGCGAGCATCGTGCTCGCCGTCATCCTCGTCATCGTCGCCGCCACGGTCAAGAACCCCAGCTTCCTCTTCTCGCCCGACGGATATCGCGATCTCTGGCTCACGCCCTCGATGCTCATGCTCGTCGCCGTCGGCCAGGCCGTCGTGCTGATCACGCGCAACGTCGATCTCTCGGTCGGGTCGGTGCTCGGGCTCAGCGCCTATCTCACCGGTCGACTGTTCATCGACCTGCCCGGCATCCCGATGCTCGCCGTGATCGTGATCGCCATCGTCTTCGGAGGCCTGCTCGGACTCGTGAACGGGGCTCTCGTCGCATTCGCGAAGGTGCCCGCGCTCGTGATCACGCTCGGCACGATGTACGCGTTCCGCGGCGTCAACGTGCTCTGGACGGGATCCGACCGCATCAACGCGTCGGACATGCCGCGCGAGTTCCTCCGCCTCGGCACCGCGCAGGTGCTGAGCATCCCGGTGCTCACGCTGGTCGCCGTCGTCGTGCTGATCGCCGTCGCCTGGTGGATGCGCAACAATCGCGCTGGACGCGAGTGCTACGCCATCGGCTCCGACCCCGCGGCCGCCGAGCTTTACGGCCTGCCGGTGGTGAAACGCGTGCTCACCGCCTTCGTGCTCTCGGGCGCTCTCGCGGGCTTCGCCGGCGTGCTGTACGCAGCCCGCTACGGCACCATCAATTCGCAGGCCGGTTCGGGCTGGGAGCTCGAGGCGGTGGGCGCCGCGGTGATCGGCGGGGTGGCCATCTTCGGAGGTGTGGGATCGGTGTGGGGCGCGGCGATCGGCGCAGCGCTGCTCATGACCATCAACCGGGCGCTGCCGGTGCTCGGCGTCCCCGACTTCTGGCAGCGCGCCGTCGTCGGCGCTCTCATCATCGGCGCGATCGTGCTCGATCGAGTGCTCGCCGTCAGACAGCATCGCAAACTCATCGAGGGACGGGAGACTGGGCGATGA
- a CDS encoding ABC transporter permease, with protein MSTITAPTTTGLRPIAEYDRPLWQRVLLTRETTMIALFALVVLLAAILVPNFGSKITMTYLLLDMFPILIIALPMTAIIVTGEIDLSVASVVGFSSVLTGVLTQAGVPFGITIVLALLAGVLCGALNGFLVTVVGLPSLAVTIGTLALYRGLAVGLLGTTAVTDFPEFWTSLAKAKIGDTGVPVVVILFALLAAAFTIMLHFTRFGRGVFAIGLSSEAARFSGIDVGRTKLILFVLSGAVAALAGIYYTLRYGSARGDNATGMEMQVIAAVLLGGVSIFGGRGALHGVIAGVLLIGVLGSALRLANITSDVINIITGALLIAAVVSSSVFAALRNRRRPGSRLRVAGAPTGSE; from the coding sequence ATGAGCACCATCACGGCACCCACCACCACGGGCCTGCGCCCGATCGCCGAATACGATCGGCCACTCTGGCAGCGCGTGCTGCTGACGCGAGAAACGACCATGATCGCGCTGTTCGCGCTCGTGGTGCTGCTCGCCGCGATCCTCGTGCCGAACTTCGGCAGCAAGATCACCATGACCTACCTGCTGCTCGACATGTTCCCGATCCTCATCATCGCGCTGCCGATGACCGCGATCATCGTCACGGGGGAGATCGACCTCTCCGTCGCGAGTGTGGTGGGGTTCTCGAGCGTGCTCACCGGCGTGCTCACCCAGGCCGGAGTGCCGTTCGGGATCACGATCGTGCTGGCGCTCCTCGCCGGCGTGCTCTGCGGCGCGCTCAACGGCTTCCTCGTGACGGTCGTCGGGCTGCCCTCCCTCGCGGTCACGATCGGCACGCTCGCCCTGTACCGCGGGCTCGCCGTGGGCCTGCTCGGCACGACGGCCGTCACCGATTTCCCCGAGTTCTGGACCTCGCTCGCCAAGGCGAAGATCGGCGACACGGGCGTCCCCGTCGTCGTGATCCTCTTCGCGCTGCTCGCCGCGGCCTTCACCATCATGCTGCACTTCACCCGCTTCGGCAGAGGCGTCTTCGCGATCGGCCTGTCCTCCGAGGCGGCCCGTTTCTCCGGCATCGACGTCGGACGCACCAAGCTGATCCTCTTCGTGCTCAGCGGCGCCGTGGCCGCGCTCGCCGGCATCTACTACACCCTGCGCTACGGTAGCGCCCGCGGCGACAACGCGACCGGCATGGAGATGCAGGTCATCGCGGCGGTGCTGCTGGGCGGCGTCTCGATCTTCGGCGGGCGCGGAGCGCTGCACGGCGTCATCGCCGGGGTGCTGCTCATCGGAGTGCTCGGCAGCGCACTGCGCCTCGCCAACATCACGTCCGACGTCATCAACATCATCACCGGCGCCCTGCTGATCGCCGCCGTCGTCTCGTCGAGCGTCTTCGCCGCGCTGCGCAATCGCCGCAGACCCGGCTCCAGACTGCGGGTGGCCGGCGCGCCGACCGGATCCGAATGA
- the rhaS gene encoding rhamnose ABC transporter substrate-binding protein, with translation MWFQKNKKAGALVALAASAALLLTGCSGGNAGSPDSGSGDGSGASVTFLPKNLGNPYFDTSSKGGKAAVEEFGGTFNEVGPSEATPDAQVSFINTATQQGVDALAVSANDPQAICDALNEARDNDVKVVTFDSDTNTDCRDLFINQADATGIAQVQVDMIAEQIGDEGQIAVLSAAANATNQNAWIDLMKDELEANHPGIELVEVVYGDDDDQTSFDKTAALLQTYPELKGIVSPTTVGIAAAARYLSTSDAKGKVALTGLGTPNQMREYVEDGTVTEFALWNPEDLGYLTAFAAQALVSGEITGAEGDTFSAGELGEYTVEADGVVLLGDPFRFNADNIGDFDF, from the coding sequence ATGTGGTTCCAGAAGAACAAGAAGGCCGGAGCGCTCGTCGCGCTGGCGGCGAGCGCCGCGCTGCTGCTGACGGGCTGCTCGGGCGGTAACGCCGGAAGCCCGGACTCGGGATCCGGCGACGGGAGCGGCGCGAGCGTCACCTTCCTGCCGAAGAACCTCGGCAACCCCTATTTCGACACCTCGAGCAAGGGCGGAAAGGCCGCGGTCGAGGAGTTCGGCGGCACCTTCAACGAGGTGGGCCCCTCGGAGGCCACCCCGGATGCCCAGGTGAGCTTCATCAACACCGCCACCCAGCAGGGCGTGGACGCGCTCGCCGTCTCGGCCAACGATCCGCAGGCCATCTGCGATGCGCTGAACGAGGCGCGCGACAACGATGTGAAGGTGGTCACGTTCGACTCCGACACCAACACCGACTGCCGCGACCTGTTCATCAACCAGGCCGACGCCACCGGGATCGCGCAGGTGCAGGTCGACATGATCGCCGAGCAGATCGGCGACGAGGGCCAGATCGCGGTGCTGTCGGCCGCCGCGAACGCGACCAATCAGAACGCCTGGATCGACCTCATGAAGGACGAGCTCGAGGCGAACCATCCCGGCATCGAACTCGTCGAAGTCGTCTACGGCGACGACGACGATCAGACCTCGTTCGACAAGACCGCGGCCCTGCTGCAGACCTACCCCGAGCTGAAGGGCATCGTCTCCCCGACCACGGTCGGCATCGCCGCCGCGGCGCGCTACCTCTCGACCTCCGACGCCAAGGGCAAGGTGGCGCTGACGGGCCTGGGCACGCCGAACCAGATGCGGGAGTACGTGGAGGACGGCACGGTCACCGAGTTCGCCCTCTGGAACCCGGAGGATCTCGGCTACCTGACGGCCTTCGCCGCCCAGGCGCTCGTCTCGGGGGAGATCACCGGCGCCGAGGGCGACACCTTCTCGGCGGGCGAGCTCGGCGAGTACACCGTCGAGGCCGACGGCGTGGTGCTGCTCGGCGATCCCTTCCGCTTCAACGCCGACAACATCGGCGACTTCGACTTCTGA
- a CDS encoding L-rhamnose mutarotase codes for MRVCFQMQLRPELLAEYTARHAEVWPEMLEAVEDAGRRNYSLFLRADGLLIGYYETDDDERAQRLLAADPRTADWEEQMSRFFLASDGRPDQEAPRLTEVFHLEDQLARHRASTPRAERKTDRERRS; via the coding sequence ATGCGCGTCTGCTTCCAGATGCAGCTGAGGCCCGAGCTGCTCGCCGAGTACACCGCGCGGCACGCCGAGGTCTGGCCCGAGATGCTCGAGGCCGTCGAAGACGCCGGACGCCGCAACTATTCGCTCTTCCTCAGAGCGGACGGCCTGCTCATCGGCTACTACGAGACCGACGACGACGAGCGGGCGCAGCGGCTGCTCGCGGCGGATCCCCGCACCGCCGATTGGGAGGAGCAGATGTCCCGGTTCTTCCTCGCCTCCGACGGTCGCCCCGATCAGGAGGCCCCCCGACTCACCGAGGTCTTCCACCTCGAAGACCAGCTCGCGCGCCACCGTGCGAGCACGCCCCGCGCAGAGCGCAAGACCGATAGAGAGCGCAGATCATGA
- the rhaI gene encoding L-rhamnose isomerase produces the protein MSSQLTPEILSTLERQAIEVPSWAYGNSGTRFKVFTTPGTPRDPFEKIADAAQVHRHTGLAPAVALHIPWDRVDDFGSLRDFAVEQGVELGTVNSNTFQDDDYKFGALTHEDERIRRKAIDHHLECIDVMHLTGSRDLKIWLAEGSNYPGQSDMRARQDRLHESLEAIYARLSDDQRLVLEYKFFEPAFYHTDVPDWGTSYAQVAALGDRAMVCLDTGHHAPGTNIEFIVMQLLRLGKLGSFDFNSRFYADDDLMVGAADPFQLFRILVEVIRGGGLGHPDVTFMLDQCHNVEAKIPGQIRSVLNVQEMTARALLLDGDALAAARAENDVLTANEVFMDAFYTDVRPALAEWREARGLSADPMGAYAQSGYQQRIEADRIGGTQAGWGA, from the coding sequence ATGAGTTCGCAGTTGACACCCGAAATCCTCAGCACCCTCGAGCGGCAGGCCATCGAGGTCCCCTCGTGGGCGTACGGCAACTCCGGCACCCGCTTCAAGGTCTTCACCACGCCGGGCACACCGCGCGATCCGTTCGAGAAGATCGCCGATGCCGCACAGGTGCACCGGCACACCGGTCTCGCGCCGGCCGTGGCGCTGCACATCCCCTGGGACCGCGTCGACGACTTCGGCTCTCTGCGCGACTTCGCGGTCGAGCAGGGCGTCGAACTCGGCACGGTCAACTCGAACACCTTCCAGGACGACGACTACAAGTTCGGCGCGCTCACGCACGAAGACGAGCGGATCCGTCGAAAGGCGATCGACCATCACCTGGAGTGCATCGACGTCATGCACCTGACAGGCTCGCGCGACCTGAAGATCTGGCTCGCGGAGGGCTCCAACTATCCGGGTCAGAGCGACATGCGGGCCCGGCAGGATCGCCTGCACGAGTCGCTCGAGGCCATCTACGCACGACTCTCCGACGATCAGCGCCTCGTGCTCGAGTACAAGTTCTTCGAGCCCGCGTTCTATCACACCGACGTGCCCGACTGGGGCACGTCCTACGCGCAGGTCGCCGCGCTCGGCGATCGCGCCATGGTCTGCCTCGACACCGGCCACCACGCTCCCGGCACCAACATCGAGTTCATCGTGATGCAGCTGCTACGCCTCGGCAAGCTCGGGTCGTTCGACTTCAACTCCCGCTTCTACGCCGACGACGACCTCATGGTGGGAGCGGCCGACCCGTTCCAGCTCTTCCGCATCCTCGTCGAGGTGATCCGGGGCGGCGGTCTCGGCCACCCCGATGTGACGTTCATGCTCGACCAGTGCCACAACGTCGAGGCGAAGATCCCCGGCCAGATCCGCTCCGTGCTGAACGTGCAGGAGATGACGGCGCGCGCGCTGCTGCTCGACGGCGACGCGCTCGCGGCGGCCCGCGCCGAGAACGACGTGCTCACCGCCAACGAGGTCTTCATGGACGCCTTCTACACCGATGTGCGCCCGGCCCTCGCCGAGTGGCGGGAGGCGCGCGGCCTGTCGGCCGATCCGATGGGGGCGTACGCGCAGTCCGGGTACCAGCAGCGCATCGAGGCCGACCGCATCGGCGGCACCCAGGCCGGCTGGGGCGCCTAG
- a CDS encoding LacI family DNA-binding transcriptional regulator — MATIRDVARLAGVSAGTVSNVLNRPSYVRSETRDRVMQAIAELDFVPDQRSRQFRPGRTRTIGIAVAELGNPFFVDVALGAEEVCREHDLGVVLCNSAYDPIRESHNLDLLVQQRVQGIIISPVDENSSRLEMLKDRGVPMVFVDRVGDDRDVWSVVVDDREGGRLAARHLVNRGHRRIAFLGHPHRSPKVKLRYQGARDVVDQSAGDITLELVSASSWTVEEGRRVGALLAARQEDKRPTAVFCANDMLAMGLTQELLRAGLDVPGDIAVIGYDDIEWAPLGAVPLTTIAQPREVLGRTAVEMMIRLIDRSEPLPEANHIVLKPELVVRESA, encoded by the coding sequence ATGGCGACGATCCGCGACGTGGCCCGGCTCGCCGGCGTCTCGGCCGGCACCGTGAGCAATGTGCTCAACCGCCCGTCCTATGTGCGCTCCGAGACGCGCGATCGTGTCATGCAGGCGATCGCCGAGCTCGACTTCGTACCCGATCAGCGCTCGCGCCAGTTCAGGCCGGGCCGCACGCGCACCATCGGCATCGCCGTCGCCGAGCTGGGCAACCCGTTCTTCGTCGACGTCGCGCTCGGGGCAGAGGAGGTGTGCCGCGAGCACGACCTCGGCGTCGTGCTCTGCAACAGCGCGTACGACCCGATCCGCGAATCCCACAACCTCGATCTGCTCGTGCAGCAGCGGGTGCAGGGCATCATCATCTCGCCCGTCGACGAGAACAGCTCGCGCCTCGAGATGCTGAAGGACCGCGGCGTTCCGATGGTGTTCGTCGACCGCGTCGGCGACGACCGCGACGTCTGGTCGGTGGTCGTCGACGACCGAGAGGGCGGAAGGCTGGCCGCGCGGCACCTCGTGAACCGCGGGCACCGCAGGATCGCGTTCCTCGGCCACCCGCACCGATCCCCCAAGGTGAAGCTGCGCTACCAGGGCGCGCGCGACGTCGTGGATCAGTCGGCCGGCGACATCACCCTCGAGCTCGTGAGCGCGTCGTCGTGGACGGTCGAAGAAGGCCGGCGGGTGGGCGCGCTGCTCGCCGCCCGTCAGGAGGACAAGCGGCCGACGGCGGTCTTCTGCGCCAACGACATGCTGGCCATGGGGCTGACCCAGGAACTGCTCCGCGCGGGGCTCGACGTGCCGGGGGACATCGCCGTCATCGGCTACGACGACATCGAGTGGGCTCCGCTCGGCGCCGTACCCCTCACCACGATCGCGCAGCCGCGCGAGGTACTCGGCCGCACCGCCGTGGAGATGATGATCCGGCTCATCGACCGTTCGGAGCCGCTCCCCGAGGCGAACCACATCGTGCTGAAGCCCGAGCTGGTCGTTCGCGAGTCGGCCTAG